A genomic segment from Leptospira congkakensis encodes:
- a CDS encoding TetR/AcrR family transcriptional regulator — MEMITMRIPLRERKKQTIQTSVLEAAKELFQRKGYSAVTVSEIADHADISVKTLFTYFRSKEDLAFQDEILFCDELIQSLLGRKKGETLFEAFKQFLWNLIQSIDPEDLVDSLPGFHPWMDSPELEQRYLLLWEHYEVRLADALQLETGGGEFNPVLRVVSGQMVSVIRILGSKAFKDYLKPIPIALRHRALEKWLLGSLEMVSGIQAYSNQY, encoded by the coding sequence ATGGAAATGATCACAATGAGAATCCCTCTAAGGGAACGAAAGAAGCAAACCATTCAGACTTCAGTTTTGGAAGCGGCAAAGGAACTATTTCAAAGAAAGGGATACTCGGCTGTCACCGTATCGGAAATTGCCGACCATGCAGATATTTCCGTAAAAACACTTTTTACTTACTTTCGATCCAAGGAAGATCTCGCCTTCCAGGATGAAATATTATTTTGCGATGAACTCATTCAAAGCCTACTCGGGAGAAAAAAAGGGGAAACGCTATTCGAAGCATTCAAACAATTCCTCTGGAATTTAATCCAATCGATCGACCCCGAAGATCTAGTGGATTCTTTGCCTGGTTTTCATCCGTGGATGGATAGTCCTGAGTTAGAACAAAGATATTTATTACTTTGGGAACATTATGAAGTGAGACTAGCTGACGCCTTACAATTAGAAACTGGTGGCGGGGAATTCAACCCAGTTTTGAGGGTGGTTTCTGGTCAAATGGTGTCCGTTATACGGATATTAGGTTCAAAGGCTTTTAAAGACTATTTAAAACCAATCCCAATTGCACTTAGACACCGTGCTTTGGAAAAATGGTTACTTGGATCCTTAGAAATGGTATCTGGGATCCAAGCTTATTCCAATCAATACTGA